The following DNA comes from Actinomycetota bacterium.
ATCGGGGTCGGGCTGGACTCGACCGAGCTGGGGGTCGACCCGACCGACTTCGCCGACGCGTTCGAGCTGGCCGGCAAGGCCGGGCTGCGGCGGACCTCGCACCAGGGGGAGGAGACGCCGCCGAGCCACATCTGGGCCGGGCTGGACGTGCTCGGGTCGGAGCGCATCGACCATGGGCTGTCGAGCCTCCACGACGAGGAGCTGACCCGGCGGCTGGCGGGGGAGCGGATCCCGCTCACCGTCTGCCCCAGCTCGAACGTCGTGATCGCCAACGCCGTGCCGCGCCTGGAGCTGCACCCGTACCGGCGGATGCGGGAGGCGGGGCTGCTGGCCACGCTCAACACCGACGACCCGGCCCTCACCGACCTCGACCTCGGCCGCGAGTACCGGTCGTGCATGGAGGCGTTCGACTACCGCTGGGAGGACATGGTGGCGATCGCGCTGGACGGGGTGGAGGCGACCTGGCTGGAGGAGTCCGACAAGCGCGCGCTGCGGACGCGGGTCGAGCGGGAGGCGGCGGAGCTGGGCGCGGAGCTCGACAAGGGCTGACCAGGGCCGGGCCTGGTGAACCCAGGCCGCGGGCCGGGTCCGCCCCGACCCATCCGGCCCGACCCACCTGACCCCGCGATGTTTCACGTGGAACGGATCAGGCGTCCTCGCGGGCGTCGCGCGGGACCTCCAGCCTGACGTCCACGGTGGCGGCGCCGGCGGACAGGGCGGCGTCGAGGACCCGGTGCAGGGCGCCGAGCACCTCTGACCTGGCGCCGGACAGCGCGGTCGTGGTCGGGCCGGCGTCCAGGGCGAGACCGGTCTCGGCGGCCGCCTGGCGGCCCGCCTGCACCGCCTGGTCGTCGCCGGGGTCGATGGTCAGCTCGGCGGTCAGCTCGGCCGGGGGAACGGGCACGGTCAGCCTCCGTCCGGGTCGGGGTCGGGCGGTCCAGCGCTCGCCCGGTCGGCAACCGCATCCGCCGGGTCGGGGTTCGGTGGAGCGGGGTCTGGACCCGCCGGATCCGGTTCGGCTTCCGCCCGATCAGGCCGGGATCCGGCAGCGCCGTTCCCGGCCTCCGGAGGGCCGGCGCGACCCGCCTCCGCACCTGTCCGGTCGACCCGCGACTCGGGGGCGGGGACGTCCACGATGTGCTCGGGGCGGACGGGGACGCGGGTGAGGGGACGGCCGGTGGCGGCGCGGATGGCGGCGACGATGGCCGGGGTGGAGGAGATGGTGGGGGGCTCGCCGACGCCGCGGAGGCCGTAGGGGGAGTCGGGGTGGCCCAGCTCGAGGACGTCGAGGCGGACGGGGGGCATGTCGAGCACGGTGGGGATCAGGTAGTCGGTGAACGACGGGTTGCCGACCTTGCCGTCGGCGACCTGGATCTCCTCCATGACGGCGAGGCCGAGACCCTGGGCGATGCCGCCCTCGATCTGGCCTTCGACGGCCTGGGGGTTGATGGCTTTGCCGACGTCCTGGGCGGTGGCGATCTCCACGACCTTGACCAGGCCGAGCTCGGTGTCGACGTCGACCACGGCCCGGTGGGCGGCGAAGGCGAACGCCACGTGGGCGTCGGCCTGGCCGGTCTCGGGGTCGAGGGACCGGGTCTGGCGGTGGTGGTATTCGCGGGTCTCCTCGACGGCCTCGTCGGCGAGGAGGTCGGTCAGGGCGAGGCGTGGCTCGTCGTCGGCGACCACGTCGCCGTCCCGAAGGGCCAGGTCGGTGGCGGGCCGGCTCAGTCTGGCCGCGGCCAGCTCCAGGACGCGGGCGCGGACGGCCTCGCAGGCGGCCTTGACGGCGCCGCCGGTCATCCAGGTCTGGCGTGACGCCGAGGACGAGCCGGCGGAGCCGACCTGGGTGTCGGCCGGGAGGACGACCACCTGCTCGACCCCGAGCTCGGTGCGGGCGATCTGGGCCTGCGCGGTGACCAGGCCCTGGCCGACCTCGGCGGCGGCGGTGTGGACCTCGACCCGTGGCTCGCCGGCGACGACCGACAGCCAGACCCGGGCCGTCGAGTAGTCGTCGAAGCCTTCGGAGTAGCCGACGTTCTTGAACCCGACGGCGTAGCCGACCCCGCGCCGGACGCCCTCGCCGTGGGTCACGTTGGAGACGCCGCCGGGCAGGGCGCGCAGGTCGAGCGGCTCGGCCGGCCGGTCGGCGGGCAGGGGCACGGCCTGGATCCGCTGCAGCAGCTCGGCCACGGGGGCGGCGCCCTCGACGGCCTGGCCGGTAGGGAGGCGGCTGCCGGTGTCCATGGCATTGCGGCGCCGCAGCTCCACCGGGTCCATGCCGAGCTCGGCGGCCAGCCGGTCCATCTGGGTCTCGTAGGCGAAGCAGGTCTGCACGGCCCCGAACCCGCGCATGGCCCCGCACGGCGGGTTGTCGGTGTAGACCACATAGCTGTCGACGGTGGCACTGGGCACGTCGTAGGGGCCGACCGCGAAGCAGGCGGCGTTGGAGCAGACGGCGGTCGAGCTGGAGGCATAGGCGCCGCCGTCGAGCACGATCCGGGCCTTCACGTAGACCAGGCGGCCCTCGCGGGTGGCGCCGTGCTCGTAGGCGAGCCGGGCCGGGTGGCGGTGGACATGGCCGAAGAACGACTCCTCGCGCGAGTACAGCATCTTCACCGGGCGGCCGGTGCGCAGGGCGAGCAGGCAGGCGTGGATCTGCATGGAGAGGTCCTCGCGGG
Coding sequences within:
- the pucD gene encoding xanthine dehydrogenase subunit D, translated to MTVPVAPARQPFAPTAPVSGGVGESPRRPDGTLKVKGEFAYSSDLWAEGMLWGATVRSPHARARIRAVETAEALAMPGVLAVLTSEDVPGRKTYGLEIPDQPVLAWEDVRYQGEPVALVAADHPETARRAAALVAVDYEELDPLVDPEAAMADGAPPLHPKGNVLRHIRIRHGDQDAAAEVVVAGEYEVGMQDQAFLGPESGLAVPDGEGGVDLYVSTQWLHVDRDQLAASLDLAPERVRITLAGVGGAFGAREDLSMQIHACLLALRTGRPVKMLYSREESFFGHVHRHPARLAYEHGATREGRLVYVKARIVLDGGAYASSSTAVCSNAACFAVGPYDVPSATVDSYVVYTDNPPCGAMRGFGAVQTCFAYETQMDRLAAELGMDPVELRRRNAMDTGSRLPTGQAVEGAAPVAELLQRIQAVPLPADRPAEPLDLRALPGGVSNVTHGEGVRRGVGYAVGFKNVGYSEGFDDYSTARVWLSVVAGEPRVEVHTAAAEVGQGLVTAQAQIARTELGVEQVVVLPADTQVGSAGSSSASRQTWMTGGAVKAACEAVRARVLELAAARLSRPATDLALRDGDVVADDEPRLALTDLLADEAVEETREYHHRQTRSLDPETGQADAHVAFAFAAHRAVVDVDTELGLVKVVEIATAQDVGKAINPQAVEGQIEGGIAQGLGLAVMEEIQVADGKVGNPSFTDYLIPTVLDMPPVRLDVLELGHPDSPYGLRGVGEPPTISSTPAIVAAIRAATGRPLTRVPVRPEHIVDVPAPESRVDRTGAEAGRAGPPEAGNGAAGSRPDRAEAEPDPAGPDPAPPNPDPADAVADRASAGPPDPDPDGG
- the add gene encoding adenosine deaminase translates to MDVVTALDRLPKVELHCHVEGTMRPGTVVELAGKNGIELPTSDPTELYRYSNLDTFLEIFWLVQSTLGSREDWARLAYESIVDGAAHGLVYRETFFTPARHLDAGQDLADIVAGLAEGLEAAEAETGVRAMLIADVDRAYGGAAGLAMVRRLVELREAASPGTERVIGVGLDSTELGVDPTDFADAFELAGKAGLRRTSHQGEETPPSHIWAGLDVLGSERIDHGLSSLHDEELTRRLAGERIPLTVCPSSNVVIANAVPRLELHPYRRMREAGLLATLNTDDPALTDLDLGREYRSCMEAFDYRWEDMVAIALDGVEATWLEESDKRALRTRVEREAAELGAELDKG